CCTTCTCCTCGCGGCCTGCAACTCCTCGGAGCCTGCTCCTTCGGAACCTGTCCCCTCCAAGTCCGGGACTGTCGTCGAGGGATGGCCGAGGGCGACCCCAGAGATCGAGACGCAGGTGGAGATCCTCACGTCCGGAGAGGTCATCGCGAGGGGGAAACAGTACGTCAACAGTCGCGATGCTCGGGCCGCAGCCTATATCCGCAAGTACGACGCGCTGGGTGCTGAACTCAAACTGCCAACGGTTGGTGACCAACTGTATGCGTGCGGGTTCATGTCCGTCGACGCGCAGCAACGCTTGCTGACCGTCTTTACCGCCTTTGACAAAAGCACCTACATGACTGTTTGCCGTCACCTTACGAGCGATGGGAGCGACGATGCATCGTTCGGTGATTCGGGGTGCCGCAAATTTACGGGCTTGCCGCTAGACCATGCCGTTGGAGTGCGTAGCCTTGCTTCAGGCGCCGTCCTCGCCGCCACGTCCAGCGTCCTGCTCCAGGCGACACCCAGCGGTGAACTCGACCTCAACTTCGGGGTACAGGGCATCTACTTGGTCGAGCCTTCCTTTGGTCTGTCCTCGTTCGCCGCCCAGTCCGACGGCCGGATTCTCGTGGCGTTGAGTAAAAACACAGCGCAGGGCACACCACGGAAGCTCATCCGGCTCACTTCTTCCGGGGTACTTGATCCGAGTTTCGCGAGCGCAGGGACCCTCCTTGATGTGGGCGGCACCATCTACATGAGTGCGGACAACGCCTTCTTCGTCCTCGATAGCGATAAGAGGTCCCTCTCTCGGTATCTCGCCCAGGGGACGCCGGATGTGAGCTTCGGAACGAACGGGAAAGTAGACCTCGCCGCAACCGCGCAGACCGACGTGTCCGAACTCCAATCCACGGCCATCGCAGTGGATGCCGAGGGTCGAGTCTATTTCGCGGTAAACACCAACCCCGGCACTGCCGATAGCACCTCATACAGGGCTCTGATTGCTCGACTCCGAACCGATGGCACCCTCGACACGGATTTCGGCATCCACACCGAAATCGAGCATCACTTCTTGACTCTCGACGCCATCTCGATTGGCGCAGACGGGAAGATACTGATCTCCGGCATTTGGACGGATGAGAACCGCCACGTGAATTGGGGCTTGGCACTGCTCTGGCCCTGAGGTCCTCCCCGTGAGCCCCACCCTTCGTGCCTCGTGACAGGCAATGGGGTGGGGCCCGGGGGCCGCTCGCGCACCGGGCTGCGGCTTCAACCCTTCAGGTCCGCTCGCAGACCGTCCAGAGCAGGCGCTCGATGACCAGGCGGCCGTTGCCGGAGGACTTGAGCGCCAGGTCCGCGTCCGCGCAGGCCACCACGGCATCGAGCAGCTCGCGGCGCTCGTAGCGCGCCGCCGCCTGCATGCCGAACGCAAGCGCCCACGCGTTGGGCATCTTGCGCTTGGTGGCCTTCAGCTCCGCTTCCAGCTTCGGGAGGATGCGGGCCTCCACGTCGCGGCCCGTGCGAGGCGGCGTGCCGCCCGCGTACTTTTCCAGCCACGCGTGGTTCTCCAGGAGCGACCGCACGATGGAGGCCACCGCCCCCAACAACTGGAGCGCGTGCGTGCCCTGCCCCATCGCGTCCTCCGCGTAGGCCAGCGCCGCGTGCAGCTCTCGCTTCTGGAGGGCCTCGGTCAGCTCGAAGAACTCCTCCTCGCGCGCGTGATGCACCAGCAACGCCACGTCCGAGGCGTCGATGGTCGGGCCGTCGGCGTAGGTGGCCAGCTTCTCCAGCTCGGACTGGAGCAGGCGGATGTTGCCGCCGATGCGCTCCTTGAGCCCCTCCAGCGCTCCGGGCCCCAGCTTCTTCTTGAAGGGCGCCAGGAACTCGCGGGACAGCTCCGTGAGGTCCAGGTCCTTGTGGCGCGCGGCCACCTTGCGCTCGACCAGACGCCCCTTGTCCTGGGCGAACTTGAGCAGCGGGTTGCGCGAGTCCACGTCCGTGGCGGCCAGCACCAGCGCGTGCCCCGCGGGCACCCCCTTGTTCAAGAGGTCCAACAGCGCCGAGGCGTCACCTTCCGGCGCGCTGATCCGCTCCTCACGGCAGAAGGCCGCGGCCTCCTTCAGGAACGCGAGGTCCGCGTCCGCCAGCTCCACGTTGAGCTCGTCCTTCCACTGCTCCACCGTGGGCGCGCCCGCCGCGTTCGGATCCAACTTCTCCACGCCCCAGCCCGCTCGCCCCGCCAGCGCGAGCAGCCGCCGCGCGCCTTCCTTGCGCTTGCCCGCCTTCCACGCCTCGCGCGCCTTGGCCAGCGCGTCGCCACGTCCCTTCTTGGGCGCGAGGAACTCCGGGTCGCGAACCAACACCACCTTGCGCCCGGGGAACAGCGGCAGGGTGGCCACCTCTTGCGCCACCTCGCGCGGCGAGGCCGCGTCCAGCGCCACCAGGTTGAGCCCCATGGCCGCATCTGGCACCAGCGCCTTGACGAGCTCGTCGGCGCCGCGACGCACCAGGAACTCCTCGCCCCACAGGAGGTACAGCGGCCACACGCGGCCGTCCTTCACCTCCTTCAACACCTCGTCCATGTCCGCGCTCACCGCGCCTCCAGGAACAGTTCGATGAGCATCCGCTCCAACTGGAGCCTCGGCGAGCCGTTGCGCGCGACGATGGCCGTCCGCGCCGACTCGAGCAGCGCGTGCCGACGGTGCAGCCCCGCCTCGGAAGTGCGCGCGGCCACCTCGCGCGCCAGGGACACCAGGTCCGCGTTGGCCAGGTGCTCACCGCCCGCCTTGGCCAGCGCCACGTCGCGCGTCCACAAGAGCAACAGGTCCAGCATGCCCTCCGCGTCGTCGCGCGAACCGCCGTGCGCGTCCGCGAACCGCAGGAGGGCTGGGATGTCGTCACCGCGCAGCGACTCGAAGGCGGTCACCCCGTCCTTGCGCTCCGCCAGCGCATCCAGGTCCAACGCGAGCGCGCGCCCAAGGCTGCCTCCCGACATCACCGCGGCCAGCCCCGCCGTCGCCGCGTCCAGCTTGCGCTCTTGCTGCACCCGCTGGGCGATGAGCGCCGCGGGCAGCGGTCCAAAGTGCACCTTGCTGCACCGGCTGCGGATGGTGGGCAGGAGCCGATCGATGGCGCTCGCCACCAGGATGAGCGTGGTGTCCGCGGGCGGCTCCTCCAGCGTCTTCAGGAAGGCGTTCTGCGCCTGCACGTTCATCGCCTGGGCGCTGACGATGAGGGCCACCTTGCGCCGCGACTCCAGGCCGCGCAACGCCACGCGCTCCTGGAGCTGGCGGATCTGCTCCACGCGAATCTCACGGCTCGGCGTGCCGGTGAAATCCGAGCGCCCCGCGAGTCCGCGCGACACGCGCTCGTCATCCGGCATGAGCCACGTCACGTCCGGGTGCAGTCCTCGGGCGATGCGCGTGCAACTACCGCACTCGCCACAGCCCACGTCGGGCCGCTCCGGGCACGTCAGGGCCATGGCCAACCCCACCGCGGCCCGCTCCTTCCCTACCCCTTCAGGCCCAGCGAACAAGCAGGCGTGATGCACCGCGCCCGCGCGCAGGGCCGCCTGGAGTGAATCAATCGCGCGGGGCTGTCCCAGCACGGAGGCGAGCGTCATGGGGGGGTGTATCCCCGCTCGCGCCGGACACGTCAACCGCCGCATTGACCTGGGCCTGGGGGGACGGTGAGATTCGCGTGACTTGCTTCCCTTCCTTCAGAGCAATCTCTCCCTCGCGGTGGGGGCCGTGCTGGCCGTCCTCCTGCTGGGCGCCCTCGCGGCCACCTCCGACAAGGACCTGCGCCGGGACCTGCGGGGCGCGCTGCGGCTCATCATCGCCTTCGTGGTGCTGCGGCTGGCCGCGTGGGCGCTGCCGGACACCTCGCACAAGGCGGCGCTGAAGCTCGTGCGCGTGGCGTGGATGCTGATGTTCGCCTTTGGCGTCATCCGCGCCGGGGTGGGCATCGGGCTCAAGCTGTGGCGGCTGCGCTCTCCGGGCACCACGCCGAAGATCCTCCGCGACGTCATCGACTTCACGCTCTACGCGCTGGCCGCGGTGCCCATCCTCCAGACGCAGCTCAACCTGGACCTGGCCGGGCTCGTCGCCACGTCCGCGGTGCTGTCGGTGGTCATCGGTCTGGCGCTCCAGGAGACGCTGGGCAACCTCTTCGCGGGCCTGTCGCTCCAGTTGGACCGCCCCTTCGAGGTGGGCGACATCGTCCACATCGGCGAGCACAGCGGTCGCGTGGTGCACCTGGGCTGGCGCTCCATCCGGATTGCCACCTTCCGGCGTGAGCTCATCACCCTGCCCAACGGCATGGTGGCCAAGGAGAAGGTGAAGAACTACTCCCAGCGCCACGAGCCGGTGGGCGTGGACGTGTCGCTCGGGCTCTCGTACGACGCGCCGCCCAACCGCGTGAAGCAGGCGCTCGTGGAGGTGGCCCAGGAGATTCCGCACATCCTCGTGGAGCCTCCGCCCTTCGCGCGCACGGTGTCCTTCGACGAGTCGTGCGTGCGCTACATGGTGCGCTTCTTCCTCTCGGACTTCACGCTGGCGGAGACCGTCAAGGAAGAGCTGCACACGCGGCTGTGGTACCGGCTGCGCCGCGACAGCATCGACATCCCGTTCCCCCAGCGCACCGTGCACGTGCGTCAGGAGACGCGGCGCCTGGAGCTGTCCGAGGAGACGGTTCACGAGCTGCTGCGCGCGGTGGACCTGTTCAGCCCGCTGGGCACCTCGGAGCTGGAGCGCCTGCGCCGCGAGGTGGCGGTGCGCCGCTTCGGCCGCGGCGAGCGGATCATCCAGGAGGGCGAGGAGGGCCGGACCTTCTACGTGGTGGGCTCCGGCGAAGTCAGCGTGCGCGCGGGCAAGGCGCAGGCGGAGGTCACCCGGCTGGGGCGCGGCAGCTACATCGGGGAGATGTCGCTGCTCACGGGCGAGAAGCGCGCCGCCACGGTGGTGGCGATGGAGGACTCGGTGCTGCTGGAGCTGGATCGGCCCACCTTCGGGCGGCTCTTCTCCGAGCATCCGCAGCTCGCCGGGCAGCTGTCCCGCCTGCTGGCCCAGCGGCGCACCCAGCTTCGCGCCGTGGCCGAGGCGCATGGCGCCAGCGTGGACCCCACCCCCGAGGCGGGCAGGATCCTGGGGCGGCTGCGGCAGATCTTCGGTCTCGCCCACGAGTAGGCTGTCCGCTTCTGGGAATCGCTGTCCCGGGTCCGAGCGCTCCCCCCCCAGAAGCCCGCATCTCCCTGGACCCGCCCCGAGTCAGGCCGCGCGCGGGGAGCCTTGGCACGGCATTCGCTCTGTGGGACGGACATGGACACCCTTCGCCAGGACATTCGCTACGCGCTGCGCACCTTGTCGCGCACCCCCGGCTTCACCTTGGCCGCCGCCCTGACGTTGGCGCTCGCCATCGGGGCCAACACCGTCCTGTTCAGCGCCATCCATGCCGTGCTGATGCGCCCCCTGCCCTTCCCCCGCGCCGAGTCGCTGGTGCGCATCTGGGACACGCAGGAGGCCATCGAGCGCGCCTCCGTGTCCCAGCCCGAGCTGCTGGGGTGGCGCGAGCAGACGCATGCCTTCTCGCAGCTCGCCGCGTTTGACCACGTGGACTACAACCGCCAGGGCATCGACACGCCGGAGCGGGTGCGGGGCGGTCGCGTCACGACCAACTTCTTCACGCTGCTCGCCGTGACGCCCTCGCTCGGCCGGGACTTCACGGAGGAGGACGCCCCGGCTGCCGCGCCCTCCTCGCGCGTCATGATCAGCCACGGCTTCTGGAAGCGCGCGATGAACGCGGCGCCGGACGTGGTGGGCCAGACGCTGGTGCTGGACGGGCGCAGCCACACGGTGGTGGGGGTGCTGCCCGAGTCCTTCTCCTTCCCGGAGTACACCGAGGACGTCGACGTGTGGGTGCCGCAGTGGATGGATCCGCAGCGGCACGGCATGCACCACCTGGCCGTGCTGGGACGCCTGGCTCCGGGACGCACGGTGGAGACGGCGAGCGCGGAGCTGGCGCGGGTGGCGGGCCCCATCTCGCACGTGAACGCCGGAGAGAAGCCCCATGGCGTGCGCGTGGTGTCGTGGCGCGAGTCGCTGGTGGAGGGCACGCGCCCGGTCCTCTGGACGCTCTGGGCCGCGGTGGGCTTCGTGCTCCTCATCGCCTGCGCGAACGTGGCCAACCTGATGCTGGTGCGCGCGCTCGGGCGGCAGCGCGATGGCGCCATCCGCGCCGCGCTCGGCGCTCCCCGTGCGCGGCAGGTGCAGCAAGCGCTGGTGGAGAGCGTCCTCCTCGCGTTGCTCGGTGGGGCCGTGGGCATGCTGCTCGTGCTCTGGGGCCTGGAGCTGGTGCGCACGCTCCTGCCGCCCAACATGATCCGCATGGCGCCGATGGAGCTGAGCGGCACGGCGCTCCTCTTCAGCTTCGGGCTGTCGGTGGGCACCGGCGTGCTCTTCGGGCTCGCGCCCGCGCTCTACATGTCCACGGTGGACGCGATGGGCGTCCTGCGGGGCTCCAGCCGCTCGGTGTCCGGCACCAGCAATCCGCTGCGCAGCGGGCTCGTGGCGGTGCAGCTCGCGCTGGCGCTGGTGCTGCTCGTGGGCACGGTGCTCATGGTGCGCACGCTCGACAACGTCCAGCACGTGGACCTGGGCTTCGATCCGCACGGCGTGCTGACGGTGCGCCTGTCGCAGCCGCTGTCGCAGAGCCCCGAGGACCTCACCCGGCGCGCGGCCCTCTTCGAGCAGATGCGGCAGCGGCTCGCGACGCTGCCCGGGGTGGAGGCCGCGGGCTTCGTCAACGACGCGCCGCTCGGAGGAAGCAACAGCAACGGAGACTTCGTCATCGACGGGCGGGGCGCGCCTCCGGAAGGCCAGCGCTGGCTCACCGAGCTGCGCGTGGCCACCCCGGACTACTTCCGCGCCATGCGCATTGCCCTGCGGAGCGGGAGAACGTTCGAAAGCGGAGACATCTCGAGCTCGGCGCCCGTGGTCATCATCAACGAGTCGTTCGCGCGGCGGTACTTCCCGGGTGAGGAGCCGCTGGGCAAGCGGATCCGCGTGGACTGGACGGACGCGGAGCCCTACCGGGAGATCATCGGCGTGGTGGGCGACGTGCGCCACGAGCGCCTCACCGAGCCGGCCAAGCCCGAGTCCTACGTGCCGCTCACGCAGTTCCCATGGCCCACCATGACGCTGGTGCTGCGCACGCGCGGCGAGCCCACGACGATGCTGTCCTCGGTGCGCAACGAGGTTCGGGCCGTGGACAGCACCCTGCCCGTCCAGGACCTGCGCCCGTTCGATTCCCGACTGGAAAACGAGCTGCGACGTCCCATGGCCGTCACTCGACTCCTGGGGTGCTTCGCGCTGCTCGCGCTCGTGCTGGCCGGAGTGGGCGTCTACGGCGTCATGGCCTACGCGGTGAGTCAACGCACGCGGGAGCTGGGCATCCGGCTGGCGCTCGGAGAGCACCCCAGCTCGGTGCTGCGCCTCGTGCTCGGCCAGGGCATGCGCCTGACGCTCGTGGGCGTCGCCGTGGGCGTGGTGGCCGCGCTCGCGTGCACGCGCCTCATGGCGAGCATGCTGTACGGCGTGAACGCCAACGAGCCCTTCATCCTGGGCGGGGTGGCATTGACCCTGGCTTTTGTCGCGCTGCTGGCCAGCGGCGTGCCGGCGTGGCGCGCCAGCCGGGTGCCGCCCACGGTGGCCCTCCGCGCGGAGTAGGCCTCGAGGCTCGTGCATGGTGGGAAACGCGTGACGCTCGCCACTGCACTCGCGGCACCTGCGACCCTTTGACGCCCAGCGTGGGAAGCGATTAAACGCTCCCATGCACTGCGACTGGACCTTTCTTGTCCGAGCGAGCGCCGTCGTCGTTCCCGGCGTGCTGCTCATGGCGTTGCACGCAGCAAGCGCCGCGCCCCCGCAGGCGACCCCCGACACGCCCACGGGACTGGAGAAGCTGTCGCGAAGGCGCGTCTTCTTCGGACACCAGTCGGTGGGGGCCAACATCCTCGAGGGCGT
The sequence above is drawn from the Myxococcaceae bacterium JPH2 genome and encodes:
- a CDS encoding DNA polymerase III subunit delta, which codes for MDEVLKEVKDGRVWPLYLLWGEEFLVRRGADELVKALVPDAAMGLNLVALDAASPREVAQEVATLPLFPGRKVVLVRDPEFLAPKKGRGDALAKAREAWKAGKRKEGARRLLALAGRAGWGVEKLDPNAAGAPTVEQWKDELNVELADADLAFLKEAAAFCREERISAPEGDASALLDLLNKGVPAGHALVLAATDVDSRNPLLKFAQDKGRLVERKVAARHKDLDLTELSREFLAPFKKKLGPGALEGLKERIGGNIRLLQSELEKLATYADGPTIDASDVALLVHHAREEEFFELTEALQKRELHAALAYAEDAMGQGTHALQLLGAVASIVRSLLENHAWLEKYAGGTPPRTGRDVEARILPKLEAELKATKRKMPNAWALAFGMQAAARYERRELLDAVVACADADLALKSSGNGRLVIERLLWTVCERT
- the holB gene encoding DNA polymerase III subunit delta', translating into MTLASVLGQPRAIDSLQAALRAGAVHHACLFAGPEGVGKERAAVGLAMALTCPERPDVGCGECGSCTRIARGLHPDVTWLMPDDERVSRGLAGRSDFTGTPSREIRVEQIRQLQERVALRGLESRRKVALIVSAQAMNVQAQNAFLKTLEEPPADTTLILVASAIDRLLPTIRSRCSKVHFGPLPAALIAQRVQQERKLDAATAGLAAVMSGGSLGRALALDLDALAERKDGVTAFESLRGDDIPALLRFADAHGGSRDDAEGMLDLLLLWTRDVALAKAGGEHLANADLVSLAREVAARTSEAGLHRRHALLESARTAIVARNGSPRLQLERMLIELFLEAR
- a CDS encoding mechanosensitive ion channel family protein; amino-acid sequence: MLPFLQSNLSLAVGAVLAVLLLGALAATSDKDLRRDLRGALRLIIAFVVLRLAAWALPDTSHKAALKLVRVAWMLMFAFGVIRAGVGIGLKLWRLRSPGTTPKILRDVIDFTLYALAAVPILQTQLNLDLAGLVATSAVLSVVIGLALQETLGNLFAGLSLQLDRPFEVGDIVHIGEHSGRVVHLGWRSIRIATFRRELITLPNGMVAKEKVKNYSQRHEPVGVDVSLGLSYDAPPNRVKQALVEVAQEIPHILVEPPPFARTVSFDESCVRYMVRFFLSDFTLAETVKEELHTRLWYRLRRDSIDIPFPQRTVHVRQETRRLELSEETVHELLRAVDLFSPLGTSELERLRREVAVRRFGRGERIIQEGEEGRTFYVVGSGEVSVRAGKAQAEVTRLGRGSYIGEMSLLTGEKRAATVVAMEDSVLLELDRPTFGRLFSEHPQLAGQLSRLLAQRRTQLRAVAEAHGASVDPTPEAGRILGRLRQIFGLAHE
- a CDS encoding ABC transporter permease is translated as MDTLRQDIRYALRTLSRTPGFTLAAALTLALAIGANTVLFSAIHAVLMRPLPFPRAESLVRIWDTQEAIERASVSQPELLGWREQTHAFSQLAAFDHVDYNRQGIDTPERVRGGRVTTNFFTLLAVTPSLGRDFTEEDAPAAAPSSRVMISHGFWKRAMNAAPDVVGQTLVLDGRSHTVVGVLPESFSFPEYTEDVDVWVPQWMDPQRHGMHHLAVLGRLAPGRTVETASAELARVAGPISHVNAGEKPHGVRVVSWRESLVEGTRPVLWTLWAAVGFVLLIACANVANLMLVRALGRQRDGAIRAALGAPRARQVQQALVESVLLALLGGAVGMLLVLWGLELVRTLLPPNMIRMAPMELSGTALLFSFGLSVGTGVLFGLAPALYMSTVDAMGVLRGSSRSVSGTSNPLRSGLVAVQLALALVLLVGTVLMVRTLDNVQHVDLGFDPHGVLTVRLSQPLSQSPEDLTRRAALFEQMRQRLATLPGVEAAGFVNDAPLGGSNSNGDFVIDGRGAPPEGQRWLTELRVATPDYFRAMRIALRSGRTFESGDISSSAPVVIINESFARRYFPGEEPLGKRIRVDWTDAEPYREIIGVVGDVRHERLTEPAKPESYVPLTQFPWPTMTLVLRTRGEPTTMLSSVRNEVRAVDSTLPVQDLRPFDSRLENELRRPMAVTRLLGCFALLALVLAGVGVYGVMAYAVSQRTRELGIRLALGEHPSSVLRLVLGQGMRLTLVGVAVGVVAALACTRLMASMLYGVNANEPFILGGVALTLAFVALLASGVPAWRASRVPPTVALRAE